In Populus trichocarpa isolate Nisqually-1 chromosome 7, P.trichocarpa_v4.1, whole genome shotgun sequence, the following proteins share a genomic window:
- the LOC7462611 gene encoding uncharacterized protein LOC7462611 isoform X1 — MWHEARRSEKKVHDMMDAARKRAQRRAVFLAKRRGDPMQSIQLIGNRSRMYRDDGLYQATHDQQGLIPWNGKQDVLIDRFDGRALLDFIRESGTRRALQKSEEEEELEEFVNFERYRDLIKHRRRGFTDDEGLQHVYQELEAKFTTPFASDSNSQTQQPPASKGPYSQVGFSYDGDGKEETHFSDGDDSESEDEDDDDDEDFNSDDSNDEGMETIAKEFGVKRYGWLVYMDKKAKEEEKRQKEVIKGDPAIRKMSRKERRKASQIEREREREAARITGTRVLHHDPYRESRRSPTYEAYSRSRRSRSRSRSYSPSHSRRYTRGGHLDEIHHSKSRTPKIEYITEFGGPCDRDEPKLGGYSPPPSPPSQADVLNRASSGHILEALHIDPASGVSPENDKSTKVSKPAVSASSGLAKLAKASTSGGPLKQQQGEKKETPQERLKRIMSKQLNKQIKKDTATEMAKKREQERHRQEKLAETNQLSRYRRRSHSRSRSPPRRHRSSRSPSRSRSSRKYHSRSRSPSRSRTRTHSRSHSHSRSPRVRSRSRY, encoded by the exons ATGTGGCACGAAGCAAGAAGATCAGAGAAGAAAGTACACGACATGATGGACGCAGCTCGAAAGAGAGCACAACGACGAGCCGTCTTTTTGGCCAAGAGAAGAGGCGATCCAATGCAATCCATTCAACTTATCGGCAATCGATCTCGCATGTATCGGGACGATGGTCTCTATCAAGCCACACATGACCAGCAAGGCCT GATACCTTGGAATGGAAAACAGGATGTTCTTATTGACAG ATTTGATGGCCGTGCTTTACTTGATTTTATACGGGAGTCTGGGACCCGACGGGCCCTGCAGAAAtcggaagaagaagaagaacttgaagagtttgttaattttgagcGTTATCGGGATTTAATTAAGCATCGACGTAGAGGAT TTACTGATGATGAGGGTTTGCAGCATGTATATCAAGAGCTTGAGGCAAAGTTTACCACTCCGTTTGCTTCAGACAG TAATTCTCAGACACAACAACCTCCTGCTAGCAAAGGTCCTTATTCCCAAGTCGGGTTTTCTTATGATGGGGATGGAAAAGAGGAAACACATTTTTCAGATGGTGATGACAGTGAAagtgaagatgaagatgatgatgatgatgaagattttAATAGCGATGACAGCAATGATGAGGGAATGGAAACAATAGCAAAAGAATTTGGAGTGAAAAGGTATGGCTGGCTTGTTTACATGGATAAAAaggcaaaagaagaagagaaaagacaGAAGGAAGTTATCAAAGGCGATCCTGCAATT AGGAAAATGAGTCGCAAGGAAAGAAGGAAAGCTTCTCAGATAgaaagggaaagagagagagaagctgcTAGAATAACAGGAACAAGAGTGCTGCATCATGATCCCTACCG TGAATCTAGACGAAGTCCAACTTATGAAGCTTATTCTCGCTCCAGAAG ATCAAGATCCAGATCACGCTCATATTCACCATCACATTCTAGGCGTTATACTCGTGGAGGGCATCTTGATGAAATTCACCATAGTAAATCAAGGACTCCTAAGATAGAATACATCACCGAATTTGGGGGCCCTTGTGACAGGGATGAGCCAAAGCTTGGAGGATATTCTCCACCACCATCTCCTCCATCACAGGCTGATGTGCTGAACCG GGCGTCATCTGGTCACATACTCGAGGCATTGCATATTGATCCTGCATCTGGTGTATCCCCTGAAAATGATAAGAGCACAAAAGTATCAAAACCAGCAGTAAG CGCATCATCTGGATTAGCAAAATTAGCGAAGGCGAGTACTTCTGGGGGTCCTTTGAAGCAGCaacaaggagagaaaaaagaaactcCTCAGGAGAGACTCAAAAGGATAATGAGCAAGCAGCTAAACAAACAAA TAAAAAAAGATACTGCTACCGAAATGGCCAAGAAACGAGAGCAGGAGCGCCATAGGCAAGAGAAACTTGCAGAAACAAATCAATTGAGTCGATATAGACGTCGCAGCCATAGCAGGAGTCGTTCTCCGCCAAG AAGACACAGGTCCAGTAGAAGTCCAAGTAGAAGTAGGAGCTCTCGAAAATATCATTCCCGTTCCCGCTCTCCATCCCGGTCCCGAACACGCACCCACTCCCGCTCACACTCTCATTCCCGCTCACCAAG GGTAAGAAGCCGATCAAGATACTGA
- the LOC7462611 gene encoding uncharacterized protein LOC7462611 isoform X2, with protein sequence MWHEARRSEKKVHDMMDAARKRAQRRAVFLAKRRGDPMQSIQLIGNRSRMYRDDGLYQATHDQQGLIPWNGKQDVLIDRFDGRALLDFIRESGTRRALQKSEEEEELEEFVNFERYRDLIKHRRRGFTDDEGLQHVYQELEAKFTTPFASDSNSQTQQPPASKGPYSQVGFSYDGDGKEETHFSDGDDSESEDEDDDDDEDFNSDDSNDEGMETIAKEFGVKRYGWLVYMDKKAKEEEKRQKEVIKGDPAIRKMSRKERRKASQIEREREREAARITGTRVLHHDPYRESRRSPTYEAYSRSRRSRSRSRSYSPSHSRRYTRGGHLDEIHHSKSRTPKIEYITEFGGPCDRDEPKLGGYSPPPSPPSQADVLNRASSGHILEALHIDPASGVSPENDKSTKVSKPAVSASSGLAKLAKASTSGGPLKQQQGEKKETPQERLKRIMSKQLNKQIKKDTATEMAKKREQERHRQEKLAETNQLSRYRRRSHSRSRSPPRSSRSPSRSRSSRKYHSRSRSPSRSRTRTHSRSHSHSRSPRVRSRSRY encoded by the exons ATGTGGCACGAAGCAAGAAGATCAGAGAAGAAAGTACACGACATGATGGACGCAGCTCGAAAGAGAGCACAACGACGAGCCGTCTTTTTGGCCAAGAGAAGAGGCGATCCAATGCAATCCATTCAACTTATCGGCAATCGATCTCGCATGTATCGGGACGATGGTCTCTATCAAGCCACACATGACCAGCAAGGCCT GATACCTTGGAATGGAAAACAGGATGTTCTTATTGACAG ATTTGATGGCCGTGCTTTACTTGATTTTATACGGGAGTCTGGGACCCGACGGGCCCTGCAGAAAtcggaagaagaagaagaacttgaagagtttgttaattttgagcGTTATCGGGATTTAATTAAGCATCGACGTAGAGGAT TTACTGATGATGAGGGTTTGCAGCATGTATATCAAGAGCTTGAGGCAAAGTTTACCACTCCGTTTGCTTCAGACAG TAATTCTCAGACACAACAACCTCCTGCTAGCAAAGGTCCTTATTCCCAAGTCGGGTTTTCTTATGATGGGGATGGAAAAGAGGAAACACATTTTTCAGATGGTGATGACAGTGAAagtgaagatgaagatgatgatgatgatgaagattttAATAGCGATGACAGCAATGATGAGGGAATGGAAACAATAGCAAAAGAATTTGGAGTGAAAAGGTATGGCTGGCTTGTTTACATGGATAAAAaggcaaaagaagaagagaaaagacaGAAGGAAGTTATCAAAGGCGATCCTGCAATT AGGAAAATGAGTCGCAAGGAAAGAAGGAAAGCTTCTCAGATAgaaagggaaagagagagagaagctgcTAGAATAACAGGAACAAGAGTGCTGCATCATGATCCCTACCG TGAATCTAGACGAAGTCCAACTTATGAAGCTTATTCTCGCTCCAGAAG ATCAAGATCCAGATCACGCTCATATTCACCATCACATTCTAGGCGTTATACTCGTGGAGGGCATCTTGATGAAATTCACCATAGTAAATCAAGGACTCCTAAGATAGAATACATCACCGAATTTGGGGGCCCTTGTGACAGGGATGAGCCAAAGCTTGGAGGATATTCTCCACCACCATCTCCTCCATCACAGGCTGATGTGCTGAACCG GGCGTCATCTGGTCACATACTCGAGGCATTGCATATTGATCCTGCATCTGGTGTATCCCCTGAAAATGATAAGAGCACAAAAGTATCAAAACCAGCAGTAAG CGCATCATCTGGATTAGCAAAATTAGCGAAGGCGAGTACTTCTGGGGGTCCTTTGAAGCAGCaacaaggagagaaaaaagaaactcCTCAGGAGAGACTCAAAAGGATAATGAGCAAGCAGCTAAACAAACAAA TAAAAAAAGATACTGCTACCGAAATGGCCAAGAAACGAGAGCAGGAGCGCCATAGGCAAGAGAAACTTGCAGAAACAAATCAATTGAGTCGATATAGACGTCGCAGCCATAGCAGGAGTCGTTCTCCGCCAAG GTCCAGTAGAAGTCCAAGTAGAAGTAGGAGCTCTCGAAAATATCATTCCCGTTCCCGCTCTCCATCCCGGTCCCGAACACGCACCCACTCCCGCTCACACTCTCATTCCCGCTCACCAAG GGTAAGAAGCCGATCAAGATACTGA